The Mycolicibacterium aurum genome segment GTCTATGTCAGGGCCTCGGAGATCCGCACCCGCACGTTCGGCGCTTACGAGGTGCACGCCACGTCCGCACCCCTGGACGAAGATCCGTCGCCGACGGTGTTCGCAGCCAGCGCCGCGTACGAGGCGGCAGGTATCGGCCCTGAGGACATCGACATCGCCCAGCTGCAGGACACCGACGCCGGCGCCGAAGTGATCCACATGGCCGAGACGGGATTGTGCGCCGACGGCGAGCAGGAGAAGCTGCTCGCCGACGGCGCGACCGAGATCCACGGTTCGATCCCGGTGAACACCGATGGCGGATTGATCGCCAACGGCGAGCCCATCGGGGCGTCCGGTTTACGGCAGGTGCACGAGTTGGTGCGGCAGCTCCGCGGCGAAGCGGGAGACCGTCAGGTTCCCGGCCGGCCCAAGGTCGGACTGGCACAGGTCTACGGCGCACCGGGGACGGCGTCGGCGACCATCCTGTCCCTGTAACGACTTTCACCCCTGGAGCTTCAGTAGCCGATCGGCTACTGTGCCAAGTAGCCGATCGGCTACTTGGCTGGCGAAAGGGGTGCGATGCAGTTTCTCGCCGAGGCCGAGGATCGCCCCGCCACCGCGAACATCAGGACGCAATTGGTCTGTTTGTGGACGGCGCCGGTGGTCGGTGCGGTTCTGCTGATCGCATTCGTTGCTTTTCCCGGGTTCCTTCCGCCGATGTCTGCAGAGTTGACGGCCGGTCAGGTGGCGGACTTCTACGCCGACAACACGGCACTGATCCGCTTCAGCATGCTCGTCTTCAACCTCTGCGCGATCATGCTGGTGCCGTTCTTCGCGCTGATCGTGGTCCAGATGAAGCGGATGACGTCGCAGAGCCACGCGTTGGCGTACTGCTACCTGACGGCGGTCGTGAGCGGGGCCACGATCTTCGCGTTGGCCGACATCTTCTACCTGGTCGCCGCGTTCCGGCCCGAGCGGAGCCCCGAACTCCTGCTGCTGCTCAACGATCTGGCCTGGATCACGCTGGTGGCGCCTGTCGGCATGCTCGTGGCACAGAACCTCCTGCTGGCGCTCGCGGTCTACTTCGACACCGGCCGCGGAGCCACCTCTGCGCCCGTGTTTCCGCGCTGGGTGGGACATTTCGCGGTACTCACCGGCCTCGCAATGGCCCCTGCCGCAGCCGCTGCGGTGTTCCGGACCGGGCCGCTGGCATGGGACGGCGCCATCTCGTTCTGGTTGCGTGGCGGCGCGTTCGTGGCGTTCATCGTGGTCATGTTCTTCGTCCTTCGCGCGGCACTGCACCGGCAGGCCGTCCAGGACGGTGTGGCGCGGTGAGCCCTGTCGCGGCACCGCAATCCGGCGCGCAGACCACCGGTCGGCAGTTGACACCGGCCGCAGGCAAGCGCGACCTCTGGATCGTCTTCTCGATCGTGCCCGTGTTCTACACGGCGTTCGGCATCATCTTCTTCGCCCTTGCCAGGACGATGCCGCCGCCGCGCCCCGATGTGACGACCCAGCAGAAGGTCGAATTCTTCGCCGCGCACCAGCTCACCATCCAGGTCGGTTTCGGCATCCTCATCCTCATCATCGGCGGTGCCGGCGTCGCCAACGGCATCGTCGTGTATCACATGAAACGCATGTCGACCGGCTCGGCGATGGCCTACGTCTACCTGGGCGGCATGGCCGTCGGAGCGCTGCCGGGCTGCCTGCTGGTCGCCTTCTGCTTCCTGACGGCGACCTTCCGGCCGGGCCGCGATCCCGAGATCCTTGCGCTGCTCTACGACCTCGGGTGCCTGTCCTACGTCGGTTCACTCGGGTGCTTCACCGCCGCATACTTCGGGTTCGCCGTCGCGATACTGTACGACCGAAACGGCGTCTTCCCGAAATGGCTTGCCTACGTGACTGTCTGGCAGATCGTCACGGAGATCCTCGCGGTGCCCGTCTTCATCGCACCTGCGGGCCCGTTCGCGTGGAACGGCTCGATGTCTTTCTGGACCGGCACGGTGATCTTCGGCTTCTGGTTGTCGTGCGTGATCGTCTTCCTCAAGAAGGCCAACGAGGAGCAGGCGTCCGACGAGGCACCGCTGCCGTGACGGAGACGACGCAGGCCCGGCCGGCCGGGCGGACGGGACGGTCCACCCACCTCCCCGGCGACGGCGCCGTGTGGGTCATGGTCCTGGGTGACCTGATCATCTTCGGGTCGTACTTCCTGATCTTCATGGTGCACCGCAGCATGGCGCCGCAGGAGTTCCTGGCTGCCCAGCGGCATCTGAACCTGAACATCGGCGTCTTGAACACCGTTGTCCTGCTGACGAGTTCATGGTTCGTCGCACGCAGTGTGGTCGCCGCCAGGACCGGAGACTTCGCGACCGCGGTTCGGCTGACCTACCTCGGCGGTGCCTGCGGCGCCCTGTTCATCGGACTCAAGGGCTACGAGTGGGCGACGAAGATCGCCCAGGGGCACACGCTCGGCGCGAGCGAGTTCTTCACCTTCTACTACATGCTCACCGGAGTGCATCTGTTCCATGTCGCACTCGGGATGTTGGTGATGGGATTCGTGGCGCGGGAGCTACGACGGCCGCACCGGCGACGCATGTCGATGGTCGAGTCGGGAGCGGTGTACTGGCACATGGTCGACCTGTTGTGGGTGGTCATCTTCGGCCTGCTGTACGTGATGAGGTGACCATGAGCAGACCGGCCACGGCCACAAGCGCCACCGGAACCGGGAAGCGCACCATCACCGTTGCGTGGCTTGCACTTTCGGCAATCACAGTGAT includes the following:
- a CDS encoding cytochrome c oxidase subunit 3 — protein: MTETTQARPAGRTGRSTHLPGDGAVWVMVLGDLIIFGSYFLIFMVHRSMAPQEFLAAQRHLNLNIGVLNTVVLLTSSWFVARSVVAARTGDFATAVRLTYLGGACGALFIGLKGYEWATKIAQGHTLGASEFFTFYYMLTGVHLFHVALGMLVMGFVARELRRPHRRRMSMVESGAVYWHMVDLLWVVIFGLLYVMR